Genomic segment of Desulfobacterales bacterium:
TATCAGTGCAAATTCCGCTGTGTTAAACATCCTGAATGTCGGCACTGTTTTGGATATGAAATATTGGACCGCTGAAAAAACCAGACTCGTCAAATATGTTAGCGCCCAAATACAGGACATTACCCGACAGCAGCATGAGCCATTTAAAGGCCATTATAAAGTCGGCTTATCCATTTTGAAAACCAAGGGGCTAAAACGGATCAACCCCACGAATCGTTTGCTCAAAGCAAGGGCAGAAGCCGAGACTTTACTGTCGGCCTGATCAGATGCGGTCATACAGGATGAAAGTGATGATTCCATAACGCCTTAAGAGGGCGGGAAATACGCTTCGATGCATCGTTCTGTTGTTGTGCACTGTAGTCAAGTTTGTTTGAAGGGGGGATTACCATTACTAAGATATTTCTCATTGCCGTCATTATTGCCGCAATATGTTGCTTAGCGGCCGCGATTGCCTGTTTAATTTCAGCAGCCCGAGAAATAGAATTGCCTGATATTGAAGATATCGAGATAGGAGAATAACAAACAGAAGGATTAGCTTCAATTTTCACTCTGGTGCAGATACCCTGATTGCAGACGGTTTCTGCACCAGGGGACAGTGGCAGTATTTGCATTTGATGCCCTTTCTATATTCTTGACGGATCGCGTTATTGTCTGTTAGGACTTATTCTCGAGTACCCAACAGGAGGATGCGATGCGCAAGACCCTCATATTTTTCAGCGTGTTAGTCGGTATTTTAACGATCACATTCAATTCAGCAGCAGAGGAAAAGCACGGCCGGTTTTATGCGGGCGCCGGTGCAAGCTATGTTCGCGAATATTTTGATGACGGCGATTTGAAGGGGCTTCCCGGCAACTCCAGTATTGATAATTCATGGGGGTTTAACCTTTTTGCCGGCTATTGGTGGCTCAAACATGTCGGCATTGAGGCCAACTACAACTGGTATGATGATTTTGACGGAGAGGCGGCGAATAACAGGAATCTTGATGTTAGCATTTGGACGGCGATGCTGGATGTGCGCGTCTTCTCTCCATCCCTGTGGCAAGACCGGATATTCCCATATGTGAGGCTCGGGGGCGGATGGATGGATGTTGAAGTCGATGCCAGCAATTTTAATTCAGACGAATCCGATTGGGCATACAATGTCGGCCTTGGGGTAGATGTTTTTGTGGCGCACCAACTGAGTGTCGGTCTTGACGGCAAGCACGTGTGGGGAACCGGCGATGTATCGGATTTCAACCATATGACATTTACACTAAGGGCAGCGTACCATTTTTGAGTTTTGCATGAAAATAGATAAGAATTTTTAATTCAGGTCTAAGCGGATAATTCCTTTTTTATTTCTTATCTATTTTCACCCGTTGGGCGCGTCGCAGACTTTCATCTGATGCGTTATTCAGTGCGAAGCATAGATCACTATTACTTCGCACTGAAGTGCCTTGCATATGAATGCCTGCAACCCGTGCAAAAATCAAAACCATTTTTGAGTTTTGCATGAAAATAGATAAGAATTTTTAATTCAGGTCTAAGCGGATAATTTCTCTTTTATTTTTAAATGCATCCATAATGAAGATTTGAGGAATGATGATGAGAGGCATCGTAAACGTTATGTCGGGCATCTGCGGCATGATCACAGAGATCCGCGCCACTTCGCAAGTTTCATCGGGTATGGTGAATCTGGATATAAACACCAGATGTGAAAGTATCAAGGCATTGGCCGGAGAATTAAAGGTGGTCAATCCAGAGGAAGAGATGTCGTTTGATGGTGATGGGCCCAAAACGCTGCGGATGGCGGCAAAGCACTGCAAGCATACCGCCTGTCCGGTACCATCGGGTATTATCAAAGCAATCGAAGTGGCATCCGGCAAGGCGCTGCCGAAAGATGCGCGTATCACAATTGCCCGGGAAAAAGATGATTAGATGACGTATAATTTTGATCCGGACAGGTGGTACGATGATGAGCGCGGTATACTGGATGTCCGCCGCAAAGCCGGGAAAATAAGCAAACAGGAATACGAAGCTGCTCTAACAGCTCTTGAACGCCGTTATGACCGAATGCTGCAGCACCTGGACGGCATCTACCAAATCCCCAAACCACCGCGAAACGTTAACTGAGATTTAACCTTTTCCGCCGGCTTGCTTCTGCTTTTCAGCGGTTTCAAATCCGGCTTCAGATGGCCCAATATTGCCTTGACGGATGGATTCAATCGCTTCGGACAGCCGGATCGGTTCAACTTTCACAGACTCATCATCCTGCAGGCTTGTCAGATAATAATCCACGTCGTCATCGCCGGCGGATGTGATACCGAAATCATCCAACTTTTGCAGATACAAATCATCCGGGGCCTTTGGCACGTTAAACTGATAGGGGGCTACCAGCGTTGTCATATCGGATTCATTTCCCAGTTCATCCAGGGCGGTAATACCAAAAACAATCGGCCCGCCTTCGGGTTTAAAGGAATCCACATCATCAGGCAGGACGATTTCGGTAATATTTCCCAGGGCGGCGCACTTGGAATCGTAATTGACTTCACTGTTTTCTGACCAGTAAAGTTTATATCCAACAACCTGGGCGGAATCGGATGCTGTCCACCTGAGCCTTCGTTTCTTAATTTTGGCCATGCTAATGCTCCTTAACATTGAGAACCCATGACATCCGGTTTTTGGGCAACCATATCCTCCGGAGGTCGGCAAGCCCTTGATTGGGGCTTTCTTCGACAGGTCCCACTCCGGCCAATGGCTTTGTCCGGTTTAGCGGTTGACAAGCTTAAGCATCAACCCTCAGATCCGTTGCTCCTTGTGGATTTGATGAGCACTGCGTTGATTGGTTTACAGAAGCGTTGTCAGGGTCAGCTATACCCGTCACTCCAGAACGGCTTGTTACCATAAGCATTATGAGGAGCTGTCTGATGCTCTGGCTCTTCAGCTTGAGGCGGCTGGTTAGCCTCCAAAAGTGTCAATTCTTCACAGAGGTTTTCAATTTCATTGGCCGCTTTGCTGCCGGGCGCATACTGCATAACTGATACACCGGAGGTCATGGCATCGATATAGGCAACTCGCTGGCACAACTCTGTATCCAGGATATCCATATCAAAAACCCCCAGTGACTGTCGTGCTTGACGCCCCACCCGTGTTCCCGGGATTTTTCGATTGATCAGAAGCTTGACATTCAGATCTGGATTTTCTTCCTTGGCACTGTCAATCATTTCCAAGGTCCCCTTGCAGGACCAGATATCCAGCGAACTGGGGCTTAACGGAATAATGGAAAGTTGTGCAACTTCTAAAATGGACCTGGTGATGTGGCCGCTGGCCGGCGGCGCATCGATGACCAGGTAATCATACTCCTGGGTGAGTGCTTCGATTTCTTCTCTGGTGATCGGCTCCGGATGATGCAGCACTTCAAAAGCGGTGTTGTTTTCAACGGCGTGCCATTGGGTGGCACTGCCTTGCGGATCTGCGTCAATAAACAGCAGCTTGAAATTTTTTCTTTTCAGGCTGGCAGCAAAGTTGATTGCAGAAGTGGTTTTGCCGACGCCCCCCTTCTGGTTCACAAAACTAACAATCATCGTCTCTCTCCTCTCATGGCATTATAAGAATGTGAAGTGTCTTTGCCTCTGCCTGGGGCAGCGCCCATCCCCCTTTGATAGAGGCAACTATCCCACGCCTCTGGTGAAACTCTGGGATTCCCATACACTGCTGGCCCTCTTCTGTCAACATTAAAACACATTATATGGTATGAATTAACATTTTTCTCATCAATATATAGTAGTTAAGGATTTTGCAGATCAGAAAAAGGTAAGCCGCATCGGGAGTGACGGATCGGATGTAACCAGCGCTTGGATGCTGCGCTGATCAATTCAAGTCATAACAGTCGTAATTGTCACGATTGCAGGGCGTACTTAAGATGCGCTCCAGTTTGCCAAAGACAAATTCAAAGTAGTACATAAAGCGATCCTGACCGAAATGATATACCCAGATAGGCCCTTTGTCATCCCGGCTGGTCACTTCCAGAGGATCGCCGCATGTTTCCCGCACAGATCGGTCTGAATCGCCAACAGCCACTACGCCTCCAGGGCATCGATACGTGGATTGGTCTGCCAACGACCAGTAATCAACAGCCTTTGCGTACGGTGTGATAGTGGTCAACAAGGCTAAGGCCAGTATGATTATGCTGATATTGATCAGTTTTACCATCGTGTTGGGTCGCCTTTTATGACATTTTTAATCACATGAATAAAGTTGATCGCCCTTATAACATAAGGTCACGACCCCACAAATCAAGGGAACCGTAAACAGCATCGCTTGGGCTTTACATCATCGACGCCTTATAACATGTTGCTTGTTGCAGGCGGCTTCACTTTTCTTTTGCGCTGGCCTTGCGTTCATTTTCCAATTTTTTGATTTTACGAATGAGTTGATCGATTTCCGTCTCTAGAGCAGATATGCGTTGGTCGGCAGTCTCAATTTCCCGGCTGATTTGCTGCATTTGGGTGTTTAAGCAGTCGTCGAGACATGCCAAATAGCGGGTGACATAGTCCATTTGATCTTTGTAGGCCGGCTGCCGACAGTCGCAATCTGCATGTGCATTGGCGGCCGTAAAAATGACGGTGCTGATTAACAAGAGGATAAACACAGATGCCTTCATGGGTGGTCTCTCCTATGGTAAGGATATTGATCAGAGTAAGGAAACTAATGGGCAAAAGGTATTAGTGGGGTTCGCGGTATAACGCCAACACCCCCGACCGGGCTAATTTTTTGACACCCATTGGCTCCAGCAGCCGAATGAGGGCATCTATTTTTTGCCGCCGTCCGGTGACTTCGATAATGAAGTGGGTTGCACCGGTATCAACAATCCGGCCCCTGAAGGTTTCAATGATTCTTAAAATTTCGCTGCGGTTTTTGGCTTTGGCCTTTACACAAATCAATGCCATTTCTCGCTTGACGGCATCCTCGCCGGTCATATCCCGCAGTTTAATCACGTTGACGAGCCTGCGCACCTGCTTCATAATTTGTTCGAGCATCTCCGGGTTTGTCTGCGTCGAAATGGTGATGCGGGACATTTTCGGGTTGGCTGTTGGCGCGCCGCAAATGGTTTCGATATTGTAACCTCGGCTGGCGAAAAGCCCCGCCACCCGTGCCGTCACGCCGGGCTCATTGTCAACCAGCATGGTCAGAATGTGCTTTTCGTCTTTCATTTTCCCCCCTTTAGGCGACAATTGCGGATCAGACAAGAACCCTATCGATACGTTAAGTTCTAATATCAAATACGGCCGGGGAGATCAAACGGACAGAACAATCTGTATGATACCGACTGTCGACAGAGAAGTAAGAGGCGGCGTACAATGGCGGGTGTGTTCCGCATTGTTCCCGCAAACCAAGGCCGCCATGGAGGTAGAATCTGAGGTGAGCGTTCAAACCGGATGTTAAAAGATACGGTAATTCAGTTGTCTGATCAGGCTTCCCAGATGTCGGGATCTTTCTTATTCATTGTGTAATATTCAATCCGGTAAGGTGCAACTTTGCAAACCACATAATTGGGATCGTCGGGTCCGGTAAAAATGGGCTCGAGCATATCGTACCAGACGCTTCTTTTGGTCTCATCATCCTCGAGTATTTCAGCGCGCCCTTCGACCTGGAGCCAGGAGATTGCATTTTGCAAATGATCAACACCCAATGTTAGATGGACTTCCGGATTATCGGTAATCTGGATCACTTTGCGTGAGCCTTTAAATGTCGCAAACCAAATATTCATCTGATCATCGGCGCTGATAACCACATAGCGCGTCCAGGGTTTACGTTCATCGGTGACAGTCGCAAACGATGCCAGGGTGTGCGTTTTCATCTTCTCGAGGATTTTGGCTTTTAGATCGCTCATGGTGTCTCCTCATGAAATGGTAATGGTAGAAACTCTACTATGTTGATCCCACCAAAGGATGTCAAGAAGAGACTTGAAAATAATTTCAGCTTGATTCATAAGAGGTAGAAGAGAAGAAATGCGCCGAAGGGAATCCACTGGAAGGGGGCGTAAAATGCTATCAGAATTTTATAACGAGGTCCTGGCGTTCGGACCAGTAGCCGTTCTGCCACAGAATTTGAACGATAAATGGATTCAGCGGCTACAGGAAATGGCCGATGATTTTTTGGACAGTAATTTCAATTTGCATGCCTGTACCGATGCAACCGAGGTAGGTGATCCGGTACTGGCTGCCTGTGTTTATGAGATATTGCGCTATCAGTATGCGGATCAAGCCGATCTGACGCCCAAGGAAATGGCGGAGAAGATGGTGATTTATGCCCTCTCGATTACGATGGAATCAATCAACCGCACCGACGATTTTGGTCTGGCACCGCCAAGCCTCGACAACATCCTTTCGATGAAGCGCATCCTTTCCTACAAGGATACGCGACCGGAATTTATTCAATTGCTCAAAGATGCTTGTATTATCCGCGAATCGGAAAAAGGCTGGTTTCAGAATATCAAAGACAAATTGATTAGCGGGATAAAAGGCTCCTGATATGTCCTGACGCCACAGCGCTTTTTGGTCATCTGCTGTTGGCTTCAGACTGAGCGCTAGTTCTGCACACGAATCAAAACCTCATTGCGGCGCAGAAACCAGGGCATAAAAGGCGGATCATAGCGCGCCCAAATCGGCTGGCCATCCGGCTTAAGCCCGCGTTTTTCAATCGCTTCCTGAAGCAGGGCCAGGTTTTTTTCATAGCGTTTCTGACTCCAGGTGCCCGAATAACGGATGGCGGCCATCAGATAGCCGGGCTCTTCTCTTAGTTGAACAAGGGGGTCCAGCGGTTTAGGAAGCGTTTCCAAAGTGTATTCTGCTGGCATTAAAAAGGTTATCCGCCATTGGCCCTGCACGCTTTCCTGTGTGACAGGGGCGGTCATCGCTATTTTTTCAGACTTGGCTTCTTGGGTTACGGGGGCTGTCATGGCAATGTTTCTATTTTTGACGTTGTTCCCATTGATATAATCATATAACCGGCGAAAACCCACATTGCCAACTTCTTTGAAATTTCCCGCTACAAAAGTCTCGGCAACAATTTGAGGTGCGTA
This window contains:
- a CDS encoding porin family protein, which produces MRKTLIFFSVLVGILTITFNSAAEEKHGRFYAGAGASYVREYFDDGDLKGLPGNSSIDNSWGFNLFAGYWWLKHVGIEANYNWYDDFDGEAANNRNLDVSIWTAMLDVRVFSPSLWQDRIFPYVRLGGGWMDVEVDASNFNSDESDWAYNVGLGVDVFVAHQLSVGLDGKHVWGTGDVSDFNHMTFTLRAAYHF
- the parA gene encoding ParA family partition ATPase, which codes for MIVSFVNQKGGVGKTTSAINFAASLKRKNFKLLFIDADPQGSATQWHAVENNTAFEVLHHPEPITREEIEALTQEYDYLVIDAPPASGHITRSILEVAQLSIIPLSPSSLDIWSCKGTLEMIDSAKEENPDLNVKLLINRKIPGTRVGRQARQSLGVFDMDILDTELCQRVAYIDAMTSGVSVMQYAPGSKAANEIENLCEELTLLEANQPPQAEEPEHQTAPHNAYGNKPFWSDGYS
- a CDS encoding DUF2845 domain-containing protein; the protein is MVKLINISIIILALALLTTITPYAKAVDYWSLADQSTYRCPGGVVAVGDSDRSVRETCGDPLEVTSRDDKGPIWVYHFGQDRFMYYFEFVFGKLERILSTPCNRDNYDCYDLN
- the ilvN gene encoding acetolactate synthase small subunit is translated as MKDEKHILTMLVDNEPGVTARVAGLFASRGYNIETICGAPTANPKMSRITISTQTNPEMLEQIMKQVRRLVNVIKLRDMTGEDAVKREMALICVKAKAKNRSEILRIIETFRGRIVDTGATHFIIEVTGRRQKIDALIRLLEPMGVKKLARSGVLALYREPH
- a CDS encoding pyridoxamine 5'-phosphate oxidase family protein, which codes for MSDLKAKILEKMKTHTLASFATVTDERKPWTRYVVISADDQMNIWFATFKGSRKVIQITDNPEVHLTLGVDHLQNAISWLQVEGRAEILEDDETKRSVWYDMLEPIFTGPDDPNYVVCKVAPYRIEYYTMNKKDPDIWEA
- a CDS encoding heme-binding protein, which gives rise to MTAKNMMIKTTLIFFLSFLPYLAFEALAIEKAKYEVIESDENFELRQYAPQIVAETFVAGNFKEVGNVGFRRLYDYINGNNVKNRNIAMTAPVTQEAKSEKIAMTAPVTQESVQGQWRITFLMPAEYTLETLPKPLDPLVQLREEPGYLMAAIRYSGTWSQKRYEKNLALLQEAIEKRGLKPDGQPIWARYDPPFMPWFLRRNEVLIRVQN